The proteins below come from a single Streptomyces sp. SCSIO 75703 genomic window:
- a CDS encoding pyridoxal 5'-phosphate synthase — protein MGTDLDVLLRSLRVWDPDVTGLPPFDTAAAPGEPLELFTRWFGEAVAAGEREPHTMTLATSDAEGRADARIVMLHGAGADGWAFASHADSRKGGQLAARPYAALVFYWPVLGREVRVRGPVATAPAREARAGLGARSTGALAAALTGRQSAPLGSARELARASEAAWERAAREPDAPVPSWTLYRLRPEEVEFFQGEARRRHVRLVYRRTGEGPWERGLLWP, from the coding sequence ATGGGAACCGATCTCGACGTACTGCTGCGCTCGCTGCGGGTGTGGGACCCGGACGTCACCGGCCTGCCGCCCTTCGACACGGCCGCGGCGCCCGGCGAACCGCTGGAGCTGTTCACCCGCTGGTTCGGTGAGGCCGTGGCGGCCGGGGAACGCGAACCGCACACCATGACGCTGGCCACCTCCGACGCCGAGGGCCGCGCCGACGCCCGCATCGTGATGCTGCACGGCGCCGGCGCCGACGGCTGGGCCTTCGCCTCGCACGCCGACAGCCGCAAGGGCGGCCAACTCGCCGCCCGCCCGTACGCGGCGCTGGTCTTCTACTGGCCGGTACTCGGCCGCGAGGTGCGCGTGCGCGGACCGGTGGCCACCGCCCCGGCGCGGGAGGCGCGGGCCGGTCTGGGCGCCCGTTCGACCGGCGCCCTCGCCGCCGCGCTCACCGGCCGGCAGAGCGCGCCGCTCGGCTCGGCGCGGGAGCTGGCGCGGGCCTCGGAGGCGGCCTGGGAGCGGGCGGCCCGGGAACCGGACGCGCCGGTGCCGTCCTGGACGCTGTACCGGCTGCGTCCGGAGGAGGTGGAGTTCTTCCAGGGCGAGGCCCGCCGCCGCCACGTGCGCCTCGTCTACCGGCGCACTGGCGAGGGGCCCTGGGAGCGCGGGCTGCTGTGGCCGTGA
- a CDS encoding pyridoxamine 5'-phosphate oxidase family protein, protein MALTREEREAFLAEPHVAALSVHAGADRAPLSVPIWYQYAPGGEVWIMTGAESRKNRLIQAAGRFTLLVDRVTPTVRYVSVEGPVVDTAPSTAERLRELSARYLPADKVDAYVTAAAAGHGEQVVLRMRPEHWVSSDLGSL, encoded by the coding sequence ATGGCCCTCACCCGCGAAGAGCGCGAGGCGTTCCTGGCCGAGCCCCACGTCGCCGCGCTCTCGGTCCACGCCGGGGCGGACCGCGCCCCGCTGTCCGTGCCGATCTGGTACCAGTACGCGCCCGGCGGCGAGGTCTGGATCATGACCGGGGCGGAGAGCCGCAAGAACCGGCTGATCCAGGCCGCGGGCCGGTTCACCCTGCTGGTCGACCGGGTCACGCCCACCGTCCGCTACGTCTCGGTGGAGGGTCCCGTCGTCGACACCGCCCCCTCCACCGCCGAGCGGCTGCGGGAGCTGTCCGCCCGCTACCTGCCGGCGGACAAGGTCGACGCCTACGTCACCGCCGCCGCGGCCGGCCACGGCGAGCAGGTCGTGCTGCGGATGCGGCCCGAGCACTGGGTCTCCTCCGACCTCGGATCGCTCTGA
- a CDS encoding TetR family transcriptional regulator: MRTVDGRVAGRRGQATRQKLLDCLSEMLRSSPYRDVKVIDVARKAGTSPATFYQYFPDVEGAVLELADGMAAETSDLSALLAGRSWAGKAGWQTAQELVDGFLEFWRRHDAILRVVDLGAAEGDKRFAKIRMKVLNAVNSSLSEAVAELQAKGRVDPDVNPAAVAGSLVVMLAAAASHQKGFTSWGVKQAELKPTLALLTYLGVTGRKPAR, encoded by the coding sequence GTGCGTACCGTCGACGGCCGCGTGGCCGGTCGGCGTGGGCAGGCGACCCGGCAGAAGCTGCTCGACTGCCTCAGCGAGATGCTCCGTTCCTCTCCCTACCGGGATGTCAAGGTCATCGACGTCGCGCGCAAGGCCGGCACCTCCCCCGCGACCTTCTACCAGTACTTCCCGGACGTCGAAGGTGCCGTGCTGGAGCTGGCGGACGGCATGGCCGCCGAGACCTCCGACCTCTCCGCGCTGCTGGCCGGCCGCTCCTGGGCGGGCAAGGCCGGCTGGCAGACCGCACAGGAACTCGTCGACGGGTTCCTGGAGTTCTGGCGGCGCCACGACGCGATCCTGCGGGTCGTGGACCTGGGCGCGGCCGAGGGCGACAAGCGGTTCGCCAAGATCCGGATGAAGGTCCTCAACGCGGTGAACTCCTCCCTGTCGGAAGCGGTCGCCGAACTCCAGGCCAAGGGCCGGGTCGACCCGGACGTGAACCCGGCGGCGGTCGCCGGTTCGCTGGTCGTCATGCTCGCCGCCGCCGCCTCGCACCAGAAGGGCTTCACCTCCTGGGGCGTCAAGCAGGCCGAACTCAAGCCCACCCTGGCGCTGTTGACCTACCTCGGTGTCACCGGGAGGAAGCCCGCCCGGTAA
- a CDS encoding VOC family protein yields the protein MAEKGASAERVSAYTEGVPCWVDAQLSDIEAGKRFYGGLFGWTFEETGREDRSVWALLDGEPVAALVPKTDGRLPSVWTVYFAADDAGALAGRIRAAGGTVVVPPHPVADLGTAALVTDPQNAVFALWEAGPAPGRARDAAPAAGQAAPAAGDAGHAEGAEDAGHAPPAEGTPSGGAGAPAGTGTARPRTTDLRPFPGFGRRRVPGAFVWAELYTRDTGAANAFYGDLFHDALFGPGADPDVGRARVLDVFPAEMPPHFLVHFLVRDCEAALGEAARLGGRVQVPPFETSYGRVAVVSDGQGASFAVLQR from the coding sequence ATGGCCGAAAAAGGTGCATCCGCGGAGAGGGTGTCCGCGTACACGGAAGGCGTCCCCTGCTGGGTGGACGCGCAGCTCTCCGACATCGAGGCGGGCAAGCGTTTCTACGGCGGGCTGTTCGGGTGGACCTTCGAGGAGACGGGCCGCGAGGACCGGTCGGTGTGGGCGCTGCTGGACGGCGAACCGGTCGCCGCGCTCGTCCCCAAGACGGACGGGCGGCTGCCCAGCGTCTGGACGGTGTACTTCGCCGCCGACGACGCGGGGGCCCTGGCCGGGCGGATCCGGGCGGCGGGCGGCACGGTCGTCGTCCCGCCCCACCCGGTCGCCGACCTGGGCACGGCGGCCCTGGTCACGGACCCGCAGAACGCCGTCTTCGCCCTGTGGGAGGCGGGACCGGCCCCCGGCCGCGCACGGGACGCCGCCCCCGCCGCCGGGCAGGCCGCCCCCGCCGCCGGGGACGCCGGGCACGCCGAGGGTGCCGAGGACGCCGGGCACGCGCCGCCCGCCGAGGGCACCCCGTCCGGCGGCGCCGGCGCCCCCGCGGGTACGGGCACCGCCCGCCCCCGTACCACCGACCTGCGCCCCTTCCCGGGCTTCGGCAGGCGCCGGGTGCCCGGGGCGTTCGTGTGGGCCGAGCTGTACACCCGGGACACCGGGGCCGCCAACGCCTTCTACGGGGACCTCTTCCACGACGCCCTCTTCGGCCCCGGCGCCGACCCGGACGTCGGCCGCGCCCGGGTCCTCGACGTCTTCCCCGCCGAGATGCCGCCGCACTTCCTGGTCCACTTCCTGGTCCGCGACTGCGAGGCGGCGCTCGGCGAGGCGGCCCGGCTCGGCGGACGGGTGCAGGTCCCCCCGTTCGAGACGTCCTACGGGCGGGTGGCCGTGGTCTCCGACGGTCAGGGCGCCTCCTTCGCCGTACTGCAACGCTGA
- a CDS encoding PQQ-binding-like beta-propeller repeat protein gives MVDQLTQHDPRRIGPFEVLGRLGAGGMGLVYLARSASGRRVAIKTVRTELAEDQLFRVRFTREVEAARAVSGFYTAAVVDADPRAAVPWLATAYVPAPSLEEIVNECGPMPAQAVRWLAAGVAEALQSIHGAGLVHRDLKPSNVLVVEDGPRVIDFGIASGVSNTRLTMTNVAVGTPAYMSPEQAKDSRSVTGASDVFSLGSMLVFAATGHPPFHGANPVETVFMLLREGPDLEGLPDELRPLIEACMQMEATARPNPADLQAQLAPHLFGSGSDDSGTASAWLPEHAVGLIEERRNGRPPARPGGTGGGRGPQGARPALPLPPPPAHDPVVPPLSAAPDTGPVRLPGAAVPIGPGPRVSDVRAAAVAAPPPEAALAASWSRPRPGVNGADPAVPPVPAAPPESASPAGWRPWRFRMSNDVWGTPSVAGDLVYVTSFEVHALDVATGRRRFKTRDVAWSMAVADGRVHASDGPTLFALDAREGSDLWRLQTDAWVYSVQADRGTVVTATRGGGVQAWEAANGQRLWEITGAQTDFESAEAGPVVHEGTVYVWQDARLRALDARTGEERWSYPIGDAASCGGVPVRLTPASDGYVYVAAGTRVIALEVAGGHVRWHFEAPAVFLSPPAFVPGPAVTGGGVYLADYLGTVYALDATDGRDRWRIATEARSAADPVLVAAGHVHVGSGKGLYTLDAVTGTPKWRFQAGGDIVGAPAVAEGRIHFGSTDHLLYTLKADDGRLRWKLATGGEITGSPVVRDGIVYACSKDRCVYALDAEKGTGTARTA, from the coding sequence GTGGTGGATCAGCTGACGCAGCACGATCCGCGGCGCATCGGGCCGTTCGAGGTGCTGGGGAGGCTAGGGGCCGGCGGCATGGGGCTGGTCTACCTCGCGCGCTCGGCGTCGGGCCGGCGGGTGGCGATCAAGACGGTCCGCACGGAACTCGCCGAGGACCAGCTCTTCCGCGTCCGCTTCACCCGCGAGGTGGAGGCGGCCCGCGCGGTCTCCGGCTTCTACACCGCGGCCGTGGTCGACGCCGACCCCCGTGCCGCCGTGCCCTGGCTCGCCACCGCCTACGTCCCGGCGCCCTCGCTGGAGGAGATCGTCAACGAGTGCGGCCCGATGCCCGCCCAGGCGGTGCGCTGGCTGGCCGCGGGCGTCGCCGAGGCGCTCCAGTCGATCCACGGCGCCGGCCTCGTGCACCGCGACCTCAAGCCGTCCAACGTGCTGGTCGTGGAGGACGGCCCCCGGGTGATCGACTTCGGCATCGCCTCCGGGGTGTCGAACACACGGCTGACGATGACCAACGTCGCCGTCGGCACCCCCGCCTACATGTCCCCGGAGCAGGCGAAGGACTCGCGCAGCGTCACCGGCGCCAGCGACGTCTTCTCGCTCGGCTCGATGCTGGTCTTCGCCGCCACCGGGCATCCGCCCTTCCACGGGGCCAACCCGGTCGAGACGGTGTTCATGCTGCTGCGCGAGGGCCCCGACCTGGAGGGGCTCCCGGACGAGCTGCGCCCGCTCATCGAGGCGTGCATGCAGATGGAGGCGACCGCCCGCCCCAACCCGGCCGACCTCCAGGCCCAGCTCGCCCCGCACCTCTTCGGCTCCGGCTCCGACGACAGCGGCACCGCCTCCGCCTGGCTGCCCGAGCACGCGGTCGGCCTGATCGAGGAGCGCCGCAACGGCCGGCCCCCGGCCCGCCCCGGCGGCACGGGCGGCGGCCGGGGCCCGCAGGGCGCCCGGCCCGCCCTGCCGCTGCCCCCGCCGCCCGCGCACGACCCCGTCGTCCCGCCGCTGTCCGCCGCCCCCGACACCGGCCCCGTGCGGCTGCCCGGCGCCGCCGTGCCGATCGGGCCCGGCCCCCGCGTGTCCGACGTGCGGGCCGCCGCCGTCGCCGCGCCCCCGCCGGAGGCCGCCCTGGCCGCCTCCTGGTCCCGGCCCCGGCCCGGGGTCAACGGCGCCGACCCCGCCGTACCGCCCGTTCCGGCGGCGCCCCCGGAGTCCGCCTCGCCGGCGGGCTGGCGCCCCTGGCGCTTCCGCATGTCCAACGACGTGTGGGGCACGCCGTCGGTCGCCGGGGACCTGGTCTACGTCACCTCCTTCGAGGTGCACGCCCTGGACGTGGCCACCGGGCGGCGCCGCTTCAAGACCCGGGACGTGGCCTGGTCGATGGCGGTCGCGGACGGCCGCGTCCACGCCTCCGACGGGCCCACCCTCTTCGCCCTGGACGCCCGCGAGGGCTCCGACCTGTGGCGGCTCCAGACCGACGCCTGGGTCTACTCGGTCCAGGCCGACCGCGGCACCGTCGTCACCGCCACCCGCGGCGGCGGCGTCCAGGCGTGGGAGGCCGCCAACGGGCAGCGGCTGTGGGAGATCACCGGCGCCCAGACCGACTTCGAGTCGGCCGAGGCGGGCCCCGTGGTCCACGAGGGCACGGTCTACGTCTGGCAGGACGCCCGGCTGCGCGCCCTGGACGCCCGCACCGGCGAGGAGCGCTGGTCGTACCCGATCGGCGACGCCGCCTCCTGCGGCGGGGTGCCGGTCCGCCTGACCCCGGCGTCCGACGGGTACGTCTACGTCGCCGCGGGCACCCGCGTCATCGCCCTGGAGGTCGCCGGCGGCCACGTGCGCTGGCACTTCGAGGCCCCCGCGGTCTTCCTGTCCCCGCCCGCCTTCGTCCCGGGCCCGGCGGTGACCGGCGGCGGCGTGTACCTCGCCGACTACCTGGGCACGGTCTACGCCCTCGACGCCACCGACGGGCGCGACCGCTGGCGGATCGCCACCGAGGCCCGCTCCGCGGCCGACCCGGTGCTGGTGGCCGCCGGCCACGTGCACGTGGGCAGCGGCAAGGGCCTCTACACCCTGGACGCCGTCACCGGCACGCCCAAGTGGCGCTTCCAGGCGGGCGGCGACATCGTGGGGGCGCCCGCGGTGGCCGAGGGCCGTATCCACTTCGGCTCCACCGACCACCTGCTCTACACGCTGAAGGCCGACGACGGGCGGCTGCGCTGGAAGCTGGCGACCGGCGGCGAGATCACCGGCTCACCGGTGGTGCGGGACGGCATCGTGTACGCGTGCAGCAAGGACCGCTGCGTCTACGCGCTCGACGCGGAGAAGGGCACCGGGACGGCCCGCACGGCCTGA
- a CDS encoding BTAD domain-containing putative transcriptional regulator: MDGVARTPEQRGPGSPVGPGEPAAGPVPPRFGVLGPVRAWRGGEPLAAGSPQQRALLAALLLREGRTATADELIDALWGEAPPARALAAVRTYASRLRKLFGAGVLVSESGGYAVRGTLDLTEAQELAAEAEKARAAQDLCTARKTLRRALALWDGEALAGVPGPYAQAQRVRLEEWRLQLLETRLELDLEQGRHAEAVSELTALTAAHPLRERPRELLMLALYRSGRQAEALAVYADTRRLLADELGVDPRPQLRELQNRVLRADPALAQPQAPAAEPAATLVRPAQLPATVPDFTGRAAVVRELGEVLSAASGAKGRVMALSALAGIGGVGKTTLAVHVAHQARSAFPDGQLYVDLQGAGARAAEPETVLGAFLRALGTPDSAVPDSPAERAALYRSVLDGRRVLVLLDNARDAAQVRPLLPGTAGCAALVTSRVRMVGLAGAHLVDLDVMSPEEALALFTRIVGEERVAAERKAALDTVAACGFLPLAIRIAASRLAARRTWTVSVLAAKLADERRRLDELQAGDLAVEATFELGYGQLEPAQARAFRLLGLADGPDISLAAAAAVLDLPPHETEDLLESLVDTSLLESAAPGRYRFHDLVRLYARACAERDEHPPGERAAALSRLLDFYLATAAGVYAIERPGDRTVDHLAPTAFPGTVFTDDADALDWLHAEAACILACVRQSLGPSTLRRAVDLLLAAKDLAESGASALGYEAAALAARDATAAAGDDHAEGRARTTLAQVLSRAGRFDEAGPEAERAIELGARTQDPWTRANAHNEQGIIANCKNLRAASEAHLLEAVRAFRADGNRPGEASALCNLSRVLVSVGRTSSGIDLVRQGIAIYDELGLTFRLANARYALGIALSHASRQTEALRELSAALQTFVENRQRLWEGATHFRIAQVHLSAGRPAQAARHAEQALSTGSIGGDWMRANILTLLGRSLSRLEQTDRARACWRDALAIYERLDAPEAGELRTLLRPVGAA, from the coding sequence ATGGACGGTGTGGCGCGGACCCCGGAGCAGCGGGGGCCCGGCTCCCCGGTGGGGCCGGGGGAACCGGCCGCCGGGCCGGTACCGCCGCGCTTCGGCGTGCTCGGGCCGGTGCGCGCCTGGCGCGGCGGCGAACCGCTGGCCGCCGGTTCCCCCCAGCAACGCGCCCTGCTCGCCGCCCTCCTGCTGCGCGAGGGCCGTACCGCGACGGCGGACGAGCTGATCGACGCCCTGTGGGGCGAGGCCCCGCCCGCGCGGGCGCTGGCCGCCGTGCGGACGTACGCGTCCCGGTTGCGCAAGCTCTTCGGCGCGGGGGTGCTGGTGAGCGAGTCGGGCGGGTACGCCGTACGCGGCACCCTGGACCTGACGGAGGCCCAGGAGCTGGCCGCCGAGGCGGAGAAGGCCCGTGCCGCCCAGGACCTGTGCACGGCGCGCAAGACGCTGCGCCGGGCGCTGGCGCTGTGGGACGGCGAGGCGCTGGCGGGCGTGCCGGGGCCGTACGCGCAGGCGCAGCGGGTCCGGCTGGAGGAGTGGCGGCTCCAGCTCCTGGAGACCCGGCTGGAGCTGGACCTGGAGCAGGGCCGCCACGCCGAGGCCGTCTCGGAGCTGACCGCGCTCACGGCCGCGCACCCGCTGCGCGAGCGCCCCCGCGAACTGCTGATGCTGGCCCTCTACCGCAGCGGGCGGCAGGCGGAGGCCCTGGCGGTCTACGCGGACACCCGGCGCCTGCTCGCCGACGAACTGGGCGTCGACCCGCGCCCGCAGCTCCGGGAACTGCAGAACCGCGTCCTGCGCGCCGACCCGGCGCTGGCCCAGCCGCAGGCCCCGGCCGCGGAACCGGCCGCCACCCTCGTACGGCCCGCCCAACTGCCCGCCACGGTGCCGGACTTCACCGGGCGCGCGGCCGTCGTCCGGGAGCTGGGCGAGGTGCTGTCCGCCGCCTCCGGTGCAAAGGGCCGGGTCATGGCGCTCTCGGCGCTGGCGGGCATCGGCGGCGTCGGCAAGACGACCCTCGCGGTGCACGTCGCCCACCAGGCGCGGTCCGCCTTCCCGGACGGTCAGCTCTACGTCGACCTCCAGGGCGCCGGCGCGCGGGCCGCCGAACCGGAGACGGTGCTCGGCGCCTTCCTGCGGGCGCTCGGCACCCCCGACTCGGCGGTGCCGGACTCGCCGGCGGAGCGCGCCGCGCTCTACCGCTCCGTGCTGGACGGCCGCCGGGTCCTGGTCCTGCTGGACAACGCCCGGGACGCGGCCCAGGTGCGCCCGCTGCTGCCCGGCACGGCGGGCTGCGCGGCGCTGGTGACCTCCCGGGTGCGGATGGTGGGGCTGGCCGGGGCGCACCTGGTCGACCTGGACGTGATGTCCCCGGAGGAGGCGCTCGCGCTCTTCACCCGGATCGTGGGCGAGGAGCGGGTCGCCGCCGAGCGCAAGGCCGCCCTGGACACCGTCGCCGCCTGCGGGTTCCTGCCGCTGGCGATCCGCATCGCCGCCTCCCGCCTGGCGGCCCGCCGCACCTGGACCGTCTCCGTCCTCGCCGCGAAGCTGGCCGACGAGCGGCGCCGGCTGGACGAGCTGCAGGCCGGGGACCTCGCGGTCGAGGCCACCTTCGAACTCGGCTACGGACAACTGGAGCCCGCCCAGGCGCGGGCGTTCCGGCTGCTGGGGCTGGCCGACGGGCCGGACATCTCCCTGGCCGCCGCGGCGGCGGTGCTGGACCTGCCGCCGCACGAGACGGAGGACCTGCTCGAATCGCTGGTGGACACGTCCCTGCTGGAGTCGGCGGCGCCCGGCCGCTACCGCTTCCACGACCTGGTCCGGCTCTACGCCCGCGCCTGCGCGGAACGCGACGAGCACCCGCCGGGCGAGCGGGCGGCGGCGCTCTCCCGGCTGCTGGACTTCTACCTGGCCACGGCGGCCGGGGTGTACGCCATCGAGCGGCCCGGCGACCGCACGGTGGACCACCTGGCGCCGACGGCGTTCCCCGGCACCGTCTTCACCGACGACGCCGACGCGCTGGACTGGCTGCACGCCGAGGCCGCCTGCATCCTCGCCTGCGTGCGCCAGTCCCTCGGGCCGAGCACGCTGCGCCGCGCCGTCGACCTGCTGCTGGCCGCCAAGGACCTCGCGGAGTCGGGGGCGAGCGCGCTCGGCTACGAGGCGGCGGCGCTCGCCGCCCGGGACGCCACGGCCGCCGCGGGCGACGACCACGCGGAGGGGCGGGCGCGCACCACGCTGGCCCAGGTGCTCAGCCGGGCCGGCCGGTTCGACGAGGCCGGACCGGAGGCCGAGCGCGCCATCGAGCTGGGCGCCCGCACCCAGGACCCGTGGACCCGGGCCAACGCCCACAACGAGCAGGGCATCATCGCCAACTGCAAGAACCTGCGCGCCGCGAGCGAGGCCCATCTGCTGGAGGCCGTGCGGGCGTTCCGCGCCGACGGCAACCGGCCGGGCGAGGCCAGCGCGCTGTGCAACCTCTCCCGCGTGCTGGTCTCGGTCGGCCGCACGTCCTCCGGCATCGACCTGGTCCGCCAGGGCATCGCCATCTACGACGAGCTGGGCCTGACCTTCCGCCTCGCCAACGCCCGCTACGCGCTGGGCATCGCGCTCAGCCACGCCTCCCGGCAGACCGAGGCGCTGCGTGAACTGTCCGCGGCGCTGCAGACGTTCGTGGAGAACCGGCAGCGGCTGTGGGAGGGGGCGACGCACTTCCGCATCGCCCAGGTGCACCTGTCGGCGGGCCGTCCGGCGCAGGCGGCCCGCCACGCGGAGCAGGCGCTGAGCACCGGCAGCATCGGCGGCGACTGGATGCGCGCCAACATCCTGACGCTGCTGGGGCGTTCGCTGAGCCGGCTGGAGCAGACCGACCGGGCGCGGGCCTGCTGGCGTGACGCGCTCGCCATCTACGAGCGGCTGGACGCGCCCGAGGCGGGCGAACTGCGCACGCTGCTGCGGCCGGTGGGCGCGGCCTGA
- a CDS encoding bifunctional FO biosynthesis protein CofGH, with amino-acid sequence MTTSVPLGTGPTENALRRALKRARDGVALDVSEAAVLLQARGGHLDDLTACAARVRDAGLEAAGRPGVITYSKSVFIPLTRLCRDRCHYCTFVTVPGKLRRAGHGMFMSPDEVLEVARRGAALGCKEALITLGDKPEERWPEAREWLDAHGYDDTLAYVRAVSVRVLEETGLLPHLNPGVLTWTDFQRLKPVAASMGMMLETTATRLWSEPGGPHHGSPDKEPAVRLRVLEDAGRSSVPFTSGILIGIGESHEERAESLFALRRIARSYHGLQELIIQNFRAKPDTAMRGMPDAELDELVATVAVARLIMGPSANLQAPPNLVDAEYGRLIAAGIDDWGGVSPLTIDHVNPERPWPRIDELAERSRAAGFEMRERLCVYPEFVRRGEPWLDPRLGPHVAALADPDTGLARPDAVVEGRPWQEPDEVFTASGRTDLHRTIDTEGRTGDRRDDFDAVYGDWDALREAAAPGMAPERIDTDVRDALATAADDPEKLTDAEALALLHADGPALDALCRVADDVRRSAVGDDVTYIVTRNINFTNVCYTGCRFCAFAQRRTDADAYTLSLDQVADRAQQAWEVGAVEVCMQGGIHPDLPGTAYFDIARAVRERVPGMHVHAFSPMEVVNGAARTGLSVREWLTAAKEAGLDSIPGTAAEILDDEVRWVLTKGKLPAATWIEVVETAHELGLRSSSTMMYGHVDQPRHWLGHLRTLAGIQRRTGGFTEFVTLPFIHTNAPVYLAGIARPGPTVRDNRAVTAMARLLLHPHIPNIQTSWVKLGAEGAAEMLRSGANDLGGTLMEETISRMAGSSYGSYKSVRDLVAVAEAAGRPAKPRTTLYGEVPEERRRAAESSDGHLPELLPVLD; translated from the coding sequence ATGACGACCTCCGTGCCCCTTGGAACCGGCCCCACCGAGAACGCCCTGCGCCGCGCCCTCAAACGGGCCCGCGACGGCGTCGCGCTCGACGTGTCCGAGGCGGCGGTGCTGCTCCAGGCGCGCGGCGGGCACCTCGACGACCTCACCGCCTGCGCCGCGCGGGTGCGCGACGCCGGGCTGGAGGCCGCCGGGCGCCCCGGCGTCATCACGTACTCCAAGAGCGTGTTCATCCCGCTCACCCGGCTCTGCCGCGACAGGTGCCACTACTGCACCTTCGTCACCGTCCCCGGCAAGCTCCGCCGCGCCGGACACGGCATGTTCATGTCTCCGGACGAGGTGCTGGAGGTGGCCCGGCGCGGTGCCGCCCTCGGCTGCAAGGAAGCCCTCATCACCCTCGGCGACAAGCCCGAGGAGCGCTGGCCCGAGGCGCGCGAGTGGCTCGACGCGCACGGCTACGACGACACCCTCGCCTACGTCCGCGCCGTCTCCGTCCGCGTCCTGGAGGAGACGGGACTGCTCCCGCACCTCAACCCGGGCGTGCTGACCTGGACCGACTTCCAGCGGCTCAAGCCGGTCGCCGCCTCGATGGGCATGATGCTGGAGACCACCGCGACCCGCCTGTGGTCCGAGCCCGGCGGCCCCCACCACGGCTCCCCGGACAAGGAACCGGCCGTGCGGCTGCGGGTCCTGGAGGACGCCGGACGCTCCTCCGTCCCCTTCACCTCCGGCATCCTCATCGGCATCGGCGAGAGCCACGAGGAACGCGCCGAGTCCCTGTTCGCGCTGCGCCGGATCGCGCGGTCGTACCACGGGCTCCAGGAACTGATCATCCAGAACTTCCGGGCCAAGCCGGACACCGCCATGCGCGGCATGCCCGACGCCGAACTGGACGAACTGGTCGCCACGGTGGCCGTCGCCCGGCTCATCATGGGCCCCTCCGCGAACCTCCAGGCCCCGCCGAACCTGGTGGACGCCGAGTACGGGCGGCTCATCGCCGCGGGCATCGACGACTGGGGCGGCGTCTCCCCGCTCACCATCGACCACGTCAACCCCGAACGCCCCTGGCCCCGGATCGACGAACTGGCCGAGCGGTCCCGGGCGGCCGGCTTCGAGATGCGCGAACGCCTCTGCGTCTACCCGGAGTTCGTCCGCCGCGGGGAGCCCTGGCTCGACCCGCGCCTCGGCCCGCACGTGGCCGCGCTCGCCGATCCGGACACCGGGCTGGCCCGCCCGGACGCGGTCGTCGAGGGCAGGCCGTGGCAGGAACCGGACGAAGTGTTCACCGCCTCCGGCCGCACCGACCTGCACCGCACCATCGACACCGAGGGCCGCACCGGCGACCGCCGCGACGACTTCGACGCCGTGTACGGCGACTGGGACGCCCTGCGCGAGGCCGCCGCGCCCGGCATGGCCCCCGAGCGCATCGACACCGACGTGCGGGACGCCCTGGCCACCGCCGCCGACGACCCCGAGAAGCTCACCGACGCGGAGGCCCTGGCCCTGCTGCACGCCGACGGGCCGGCGCTGGACGCGCTGTGCCGGGTCGCGGACGACGTGCGCCGCTCGGCGGTCGGGGACGACGTGACGTACATCGTCACGCGGAACATCAACTTCACCAACGTCTGCTACACCGGCTGCCGCTTCTGCGCCTTCGCCCAGCGGCGCACCGACGCGGACGCCTACACCCTCTCCCTGGACCAGGTCGCCGACCGCGCCCAGCAGGCGTGGGAGGTGGGCGCGGTGGAGGTGTGCATGCAGGGCGGCATCCACCCCGACCTGCCCGGGACGGCGTACTTCGACATCGCGCGGGCGGTCAGGGAACGCGTCCCGGGCATGCACGTGCACGCCTTCTCCCCGATGGAGGTCGTCAACGGCGCCGCCCGCACGGGGCTGTCGGTGCGCGAGTGGCTGACGGCGGCGAAGGAAGCCGGCCTGGACTCGATCCCGGGCACCGCGGCGGAGATCCTCGACGACGAGGTCCGCTGGGTGCTGACCAAGGGCAAGCTGCCGGCGGCCACCTGGATCGAGGTCGTCGAGACGGCGCACGAACTGGGCCTGCGCTCCTCGTCCACGATGATGTACGGCCACGTCGACCAGCCCCGGCACTGGCTCGGGCACCTGCGCACGCTGGCCGGCATCCAGCGGCGCACGGGCGGCTTCACGGAGTTCGTGACGCTGCCGTTCATCCACACCAACGCACCGGTGTACCTGGCCGGCATCGCCCGCCCCGGCCCGACGGTGCGCGACAACCGGGCGGTCACCGCGATGGCCCGCCTGCTGCTGCACCCGCACATCCCGAACATCCAGACGAGCTGGGTCAAGCTCGGCGCGGAGGGCGCCGCCGAGATGCTGCGCTCGGGCGCGAACGACCTGGGCGGGACGCTGATGGAGGAGACGATCTCGCGGATGGCGGGCTCGTCGTACGGCTCGTACAAGTCGGTGCGCGATCTGGTCGCCGTCGCGGAGGCGGCGGGCCGCCCGGCGAAGCCCCGGACCACGCTGTACGGCGAGGTCCCGGAGGAACGGCGCCGGGCGGCCGAGTCCTCGGACGGCCACCTTCCGGAGCTGCTGCCGGTGCTGGACTGA